A DNA window from Archocentrus centrarchus isolate MPI-CPG fArcCen1 chromosome 15, fArcCen1, whole genome shotgun sequence contains the following coding sequences:
- the map3k21 gene encoding mitogen-activated protein kinase kinase kinase 21 isoform X1, with translation MDVSQAAFPNGEGRPGGGGTGEHAWTESPSVRAWAHSAPLCPTRSLWTAAYDYEASGEDELSLRRGDVVEVLSKDAAISGDEGWWTGKINHRVGIFPSNYVTYQPAIYRLPATSGSAGVPERVPTSPVQIPFSELVLEEIIGVGGFGKVYRGTWKDQEVAVKAARQDPDEDITATAASVKQEAKLFSMLQHPNIIKLEGVCLEEPNLCLVMEYARGGTLNRALTGRRIPPHILVNWAVQIARGMHYLHEEAVVPIIHRDLKSSNILLLEKIENDDIGRKTLKITDFGLAREWHKTTKMSAAGTYSWMAPEVIKSSLFSKGSDVWSYGVLLWELLTGEVPYRGIDGLAVAYGVAVNKLTLPIPSTCPEPFAKLMEDCWDQDPHVRPSFSCILEQLSAIEEAVMATMPQDSFHSMQDDWRVEIQEMFDELRTKEKELRSREEELTRAALQQKSQEELLKRREQQLAEREINVLERELNILIFQLNKDKPNVKKRKGKFKRSRLKLKDGNRISLPSDFQHKITVQASPSMDKRRSLHSTSSSPPSSPTLIPRLRAIQLTSHRPRDSLYVYQQDVDLTNEVSACSGFRRKVTQDESNRTWGRSSLFRPEEFDDVKKGIKKKGRTWGPSSVQSKERPAATQRVRPLSDGSNPWSTSLVKSQKSVPLAALFAEQGTSKDEAFSQECPDSSSKPKQLKFPNQVYIDLPLWRDEQQQPQSPGGNCGTGDAGIVGQGGQPETPDDPYTTTSTSSTSTTPQLTPTNSLKRTSARRKTDAVLYGCGSLLASVLLGYDIREALKNSAPGEDCEPPKEEKEKKKKEGLFQRATRFRRSTSPPSGRSRKDEATSNHSSPQSVNLISMSAIMEYNSTKCLLQSEAEISESNPVKTEHIAVNHHTEPARHSPAAFTEGQSNKTAAKTQTPVQTQSQPPEKSNHNPAARLRRKKYTTNHNTNGPPALPPPASQKKQEKQEKEKYGGPEKPVGGEAFTRPRPVSLRAKPHTWALLRGRNKSYSLGHYSGEKTVQNLNMMLSSEVGMGCSLLDMDTEGQKRDCTVPLCRIQSSPARPSVFELDKEFLS, from the exons ATGGATGTCTCGCAGGCCGCTTTCCCAAACGGTGAAGGGCGGCCGGGCGGCGGTGGGACCGGGGAACATGCCTGGACAGAATCCCCCTCAGTTCGGGCTTGGGCTCACTCTGCTCCGCTGTGCCCGACTCGATCCCTGTGGACAGCTGCTTATGACTACGAGGCGAGCGGCGAGGACGAGCTCAGCCTCAGGCGAGGGGATGTGGTAGAGGTCCTATCCAAGGACGCTGCTATCTCCGGTGACGAGGGATGGTGGACAGGCAAAATCAACCACCGGGTAGGGATTTTTCCTTCCAATTATGTCACCTATCAGCCCGCTATATATCGTCTACCTGCTACAAGTGGGTCGGCGGGGGTACCAGAGCGAGTCCCGACCTCGCCCGTCCAGATCCCCTTTAGTGAACTCGTGTTAGAGGAGATCATTGGCGTGGGTGGATTTGGCAAAGTTTACCGGGGCACATGGAAAGATCAAGAGGTCGCCGTGAAGGCGGCTCGACAGGACCCAGATGAAGACATAACGGCCACCGCCGCCAGTGTTAAACAAGAAGCTAAGCTTTTCTCCATGCTGCAGCACCCCAACATTATTAAACTGGAAGGGGTGTGTTTGGAGGAGCCCAACCTGTGCCTGGTCATGGAGTATGCCCGAGGCGGGACTCTGAATCGGGCGTTGACCGGAAGGCGTATCCCTCCACACATCCTGGTCAACTGGGCTGTGCAGATTGCACGAGGGATGCACTATCTTCACGAGGAGGCCGTGGTACCCATTATTCATCGTGACCTGAAGTCTAGCAACA ttttattacttGAAAAAATTGAGAATGATGACATTGGGAGAAAGACCTTGAAGATCACAGATTTTGGCCTAGCCAGGGAGTGgcacaaaaccacaaaaatgtCAGCGGCAGGCACTTACTCCTGGATGGCACCGGAGGTCATTAAGTCATCTCTGTTCTCCAAAGGCAGTGATGTCTGGAG TTACGGTGTCTTGCTCTGGGAGCTGTTAACTGGGGAGGTGCCATACCGTGGGATAGATGGCTTAGCTGTTGCTTACGGCGTGGCAGTTAATAAGTTAACCCTACCAATCCCCTCTACTTGCCCTGAACCCTTTGCTAAACTCATGGAAG ATTGCTGGGACCAGGACCCCCATGTGCGTCCCTCCTTTTCCTGCATACTGGAGCAGCTTTCAGCCATCGAAGAGGCGGTGATGGCCACTATGCCTCAGGACTCCTTCCACAGCATGCAGGACGACTGGCGTGTGGAGATCCAGGAGATGTTTGATGAGCTCAGGACCAAAGAGAAG GAGCTACGTTCCAGAGAAGAGGAGCTGACGCGAGCCGCCCTCCAGCAGAAGTCTCAGGAGGAGTTGCTGAAGCGTCGGGAGCAGCAGTTGGCAGAGCGCGAGATCAACGTGCTGGAGAGAGAGCTcaatattctcattttccaGCTCAACAAAGACAAGCCCAACgtgaagaagaggaaaggcAAATTTAAACGTTCCCGCCTTAAATTGAAGGATGGGAACCGCATCAGCCTACCCTCGG ACTTCCAACATAAGATCACCGTGCAGGCGTCACCTTCCATGGACAAAAGGCGGAGCCTTCATAGTACCAGCTCCTCTCCTCCCAGCAGCCCTACACTCATCCCCCGTCTACGAGCCATTCAGC TGACATCCCACAGGCCGAGGGACAGTTTGTATGTTTACCAACAGGATGTTGATTTGACCAACGAGGTGTCAGCCTGCTCTGGGTTCAGGAGGAAAG TTACTCAAGATGAGAGCAACCGTACATGGGGCCGCAGCTCCCTCTTCAGGCCAGAGGAGTTTGATGATGTGAAAAAGGGAATCAAGAAGAAAGGAAGAACCTGGGGACCCAGTTCAGTACAGAGCAAAGAAAGGCCTGCTGCCACTCAGAG agTGCGTCCTCTGTCAGATGGCAGCAACCCCTGGTCTACTAGCCTGGTGAAGTCCCAGAAATCTGTCCCCCTTGCTGCCCTGTTTGCTGAACAAG GGACCAGTAAAGATGAAGCTTTTTCCCAGGAATGTCCTGACAGCAGTTCCAAACCAAAGCAGCTCAAGTTCCCCAACCAGGTGTACATCGATCTACCTCTGTGGAgggatgagcagcagcagcctcagagCCCTGGTGGAAATTGCGGGACAGGAGATGCTGGAATAGTAGGTCAGGGTGGCCAACCAGAGACTCCAGATGACCCATACACCACCACGTCCACCTCATCCACCTCAACCACCCCACAGCTCACGCCCACAAACAGCCTGAAAAGGACATCAGCTCGGCGCAAGACGGACGCTGTGCTTTATGGTTGTGGTTCGCTGCTGGCTTCGGTTCTGCTTGGTTATGACATCAGGGAGGCCCTCAAAAACTCAGCTCCTGGGGAAGACTGTGAGCCCccgaaagaagagaaagagaagaagaagaaagagggcCTGTTTCAGCGTGCAACACGGTTCCGCCGCAGCACCTCACCGCCAAGCGGTCGCTCCCGCAAAGACGAGGCAACATCAAACCACAGCTCCCCCCAATCTGTCAATCTTATTTCCATGTCAGCCATCATGGAATACAACTCCACCAAGTGTCTCTTACAGTCTGAGGCAGAGATATCGGAGTCTAACCCTGTGAAGACTGAGCATATAGCTGTCAATCATCACACAGAGCCAGCCAGACACAGCCCAGCAGCATTTACAGAAGGCCAGAGTAACAAGACTGCAGCTAAAACACAGACACCAGTGCAAACCCAAAGCCAGCCTCCAGAGAAGAGCAACCACAACCCAGCAGCACGTCTACGCAGAAAGAAATACACCACCAACCACAACA CCAATGGCccacctgctctgcctcctccgGCCTCACAAAAGAAGCAGGAGaaacaagagaaagagaaatatgGAGGGCCAGAAAAGCCCGTTGGTGGAGAGGCCTTCACAAGACCACGACCAGTGTCACTAAGGGCCAAACCCCACACCTGGGCTCTGCTGCGAGGACGCAACAAGAGCTACTCCCTGGGTCACTATTCTGGAGAAAAGACGGTGCAGAACCTAAACATGATGCTGTCCTCAGAGGTAGGGATGGGCTGCTCCCTGCTGGACATGGACACTGAGGGCCAGAAACGAGACTGCACTGTGCCGCTCTGCCGCATTCAAAGTTCCCCGGCACGGCCCTCTGTCTTTGAGCTGGACAAAGAGTTCCTCTCTTAG
- the map3k21 gene encoding mitogen-activated protein kinase kinase kinase 21 isoform X2, which yields MDVSQAAFPNGEGRPGGGGTGEHAWTESPSVRAWAHSAPLCPTRSLWTAAYDYEASGEDELSLRRGDVVEVLSKDAAISGDEGWWTGKINHRVGIFPSNYVTYQPAIYRLPATSGSAGVPERVPTSPVQIPFSELVLEEIIGVGGFGKVYRGTWKDQEVAVKAARQDPDEDITATAASVKQEAKLFSMLQHPNIIKLEGVCLEEPNLCLVMEYARGGTLNRALTGRRIPPHILVNWAVQIARGMHYLHEEAVVPIIHRDLKSSNILLLEKIENDDIGRKTLKITDFGLAREWHKTTKMSAAGTYSWMAPEVIKSSLFSKGSDVWSYGVLLWELLTGEVPYRGIDGLAVAYGVAVNKLTLPIPSTCPEPFAKLMEDCWDQDPHVRPSFSCILEQLSAIEEAVMATMPQDSFHSMQDDWRVEIQEMFDELRTKEKELRSREEELTRAALQQKSQEELLKRREQQLAEREINVLERELNILIFQLNKDKPNVKKRKGKFKRSRLKLKDGNRISLPSDFQHKITVQASPSMDKRRSLHSTSSSPPSSPTLIPRLRAIQLTQDESNRTWGRSSLFRPEEFDDVKKGIKKKGRTWGPSSVQSKERPAATQRVRPLSDGSNPWSTSLVKSQKSVPLAALFAEQGTSKDEAFSQECPDSSSKPKQLKFPNQVYIDLPLWRDEQQQPQSPGGNCGTGDAGIVGQGGQPETPDDPYTTTSTSSTSTTPQLTPTNSLKRTSARRKTDAVLYGCGSLLASVLLGYDIREALKNSAPGEDCEPPKEEKEKKKKEGLFQRATRFRRSTSPPSGRSRKDEATSNHSSPQSVNLISMSAIMEYNSTKCLLQSEAEISESNPVKTEHIAVNHHTEPARHSPAAFTEGQSNKTAAKTQTPVQTQSQPPEKSNHNPAARLRRKKYTTNHNTNGPPALPPPASQKKQEKQEKEKYGGPEKPVGGEAFTRPRPVSLRAKPHTWALLRGRNKSYSLGHYSGEKTVQNLNMMLSSEVGMGCSLLDMDTEGQKRDCTVPLCRIQSSPARPSVFELDKEFLS from the exons ATGGATGTCTCGCAGGCCGCTTTCCCAAACGGTGAAGGGCGGCCGGGCGGCGGTGGGACCGGGGAACATGCCTGGACAGAATCCCCCTCAGTTCGGGCTTGGGCTCACTCTGCTCCGCTGTGCCCGACTCGATCCCTGTGGACAGCTGCTTATGACTACGAGGCGAGCGGCGAGGACGAGCTCAGCCTCAGGCGAGGGGATGTGGTAGAGGTCCTATCCAAGGACGCTGCTATCTCCGGTGACGAGGGATGGTGGACAGGCAAAATCAACCACCGGGTAGGGATTTTTCCTTCCAATTATGTCACCTATCAGCCCGCTATATATCGTCTACCTGCTACAAGTGGGTCGGCGGGGGTACCAGAGCGAGTCCCGACCTCGCCCGTCCAGATCCCCTTTAGTGAACTCGTGTTAGAGGAGATCATTGGCGTGGGTGGATTTGGCAAAGTTTACCGGGGCACATGGAAAGATCAAGAGGTCGCCGTGAAGGCGGCTCGACAGGACCCAGATGAAGACATAACGGCCACCGCCGCCAGTGTTAAACAAGAAGCTAAGCTTTTCTCCATGCTGCAGCACCCCAACATTATTAAACTGGAAGGGGTGTGTTTGGAGGAGCCCAACCTGTGCCTGGTCATGGAGTATGCCCGAGGCGGGACTCTGAATCGGGCGTTGACCGGAAGGCGTATCCCTCCACACATCCTGGTCAACTGGGCTGTGCAGATTGCACGAGGGATGCACTATCTTCACGAGGAGGCCGTGGTACCCATTATTCATCGTGACCTGAAGTCTAGCAACA ttttattacttGAAAAAATTGAGAATGATGACATTGGGAGAAAGACCTTGAAGATCACAGATTTTGGCCTAGCCAGGGAGTGgcacaaaaccacaaaaatgtCAGCGGCAGGCACTTACTCCTGGATGGCACCGGAGGTCATTAAGTCATCTCTGTTCTCCAAAGGCAGTGATGTCTGGAG TTACGGTGTCTTGCTCTGGGAGCTGTTAACTGGGGAGGTGCCATACCGTGGGATAGATGGCTTAGCTGTTGCTTACGGCGTGGCAGTTAATAAGTTAACCCTACCAATCCCCTCTACTTGCCCTGAACCCTTTGCTAAACTCATGGAAG ATTGCTGGGACCAGGACCCCCATGTGCGTCCCTCCTTTTCCTGCATACTGGAGCAGCTTTCAGCCATCGAAGAGGCGGTGATGGCCACTATGCCTCAGGACTCCTTCCACAGCATGCAGGACGACTGGCGTGTGGAGATCCAGGAGATGTTTGATGAGCTCAGGACCAAAGAGAAG GAGCTACGTTCCAGAGAAGAGGAGCTGACGCGAGCCGCCCTCCAGCAGAAGTCTCAGGAGGAGTTGCTGAAGCGTCGGGAGCAGCAGTTGGCAGAGCGCGAGATCAACGTGCTGGAGAGAGAGCTcaatattctcattttccaGCTCAACAAAGACAAGCCCAACgtgaagaagaggaaaggcAAATTTAAACGTTCCCGCCTTAAATTGAAGGATGGGAACCGCATCAGCCTACCCTCGG ACTTCCAACATAAGATCACCGTGCAGGCGTCACCTTCCATGGACAAAAGGCGGAGCCTTCATAGTACCAGCTCCTCTCCTCCCAGCAGCCCTACACTCATCCCCCGTCTACGAGCCATTCAGC TTACTCAAGATGAGAGCAACCGTACATGGGGCCGCAGCTCCCTCTTCAGGCCAGAGGAGTTTGATGATGTGAAAAAGGGAATCAAGAAGAAAGGAAGAACCTGGGGACCCAGTTCAGTACAGAGCAAAGAAAGGCCTGCTGCCACTCAGAG agTGCGTCCTCTGTCAGATGGCAGCAACCCCTGGTCTACTAGCCTGGTGAAGTCCCAGAAATCTGTCCCCCTTGCTGCCCTGTTTGCTGAACAAG GGACCAGTAAAGATGAAGCTTTTTCCCAGGAATGTCCTGACAGCAGTTCCAAACCAAAGCAGCTCAAGTTCCCCAACCAGGTGTACATCGATCTACCTCTGTGGAgggatgagcagcagcagcctcagagCCCTGGTGGAAATTGCGGGACAGGAGATGCTGGAATAGTAGGTCAGGGTGGCCAACCAGAGACTCCAGATGACCCATACACCACCACGTCCACCTCATCCACCTCAACCACCCCACAGCTCACGCCCACAAACAGCCTGAAAAGGACATCAGCTCGGCGCAAGACGGACGCTGTGCTTTATGGTTGTGGTTCGCTGCTGGCTTCGGTTCTGCTTGGTTATGACATCAGGGAGGCCCTCAAAAACTCAGCTCCTGGGGAAGACTGTGAGCCCccgaaagaagagaaagagaagaagaagaaagagggcCTGTTTCAGCGTGCAACACGGTTCCGCCGCAGCACCTCACCGCCAAGCGGTCGCTCCCGCAAAGACGAGGCAACATCAAACCACAGCTCCCCCCAATCTGTCAATCTTATTTCCATGTCAGCCATCATGGAATACAACTCCACCAAGTGTCTCTTACAGTCTGAGGCAGAGATATCGGAGTCTAACCCTGTGAAGACTGAGCATATAGCTGTCAATCATCACACAGAGCCAGCCAGACACAGCCCAGCAGCATTTACAGAAGGCCAGAGTAACAAGACTGCAGCTAAAACACAGACACCAGTGCAAACCCAAAGCCAGCCTCCAGAGAAGAGCAACCACAACCCAGCAGCACGTCTACGCAGAAAGAAATACACCACCAACCACAACA CCAATGGCccacctgctctgcctcctccgGCCTCACAAAAGAAGCAGGAGaaacaagagaaagagaaatatgGAGGGCCAGAAAAGCCCGTTGGTGGAGAGGCCTTCACAAGACCACGACCAGTGTCACTAAGGGCCAAACCCCACACCTGGGCTCTGCTGCGAGGACGCAACAAGAGCTACTCCCTGGGTCACTATTCTGGAGAAAAGACGGTGCAGAACCTAAACATGATGCTGTCCTCAGAGGTAGGGATGGGCTGCTCCCTGCTGGACATGGACACTGAGGGCCAGAAACGAGACTGCACTGTGCCGCTCTGCCGCATTCAAAGTTCCCCGGCACGGCCCTCTGTCTTTGAGCTGGACAAAGAGTTCCTCTCTTAG